In the genome of Bacillus sp. S3, one region contains:
- the pgsA gene encoding CDP-diacylglycerol--glycerol-3-phosphate 3-phosphatidyltransferase: MNIPNRITVSRILLIPIFMIIMLVPFDWGSMHLLGADMPVTHFVGALIFILASTTDWVDGYYARKYNLVTNMGKFLDPLADKLLVSAALIVLVELNDIYAPSWIVIIIISREFAVTGLRLLLAGEGEVVAANMLGKIKTWAQIVAISSLLLHNIIFAMVSFRFDIVALWVAMIFTIWSGWDYFAKNSHVLKNSK; this comes from the coding sequence ATGAATATTCCAAATCGAATAACCGTATCAAGAATATTATTAATTCCAATATTCATGATTATTATGTTAGTTCCATTTGATTGGGGCAGCATGCATCTTCTTGGGGCGGACATGCCTGTTACCCATTTTGTCGGGGCGCTCATTTTCATTTTAGCCTCCACAACAGACTGGGTTGACGGCTATTATGCCCGCAAATATAACCTTGTAACCAATATGGGGAAATTCCTTGACCCGCTGGCAGACAAATTACTTGTCTCTGCGGCGCTAATTGTCCTAGTTGAACTGAATGATATCTATGCACCTTCTTGGATTGTGATAATCATCATCAGCCGGGAATTTGCGGTCACAGGTCTGCGCCTCTTACTTGCTGGCGAAGGTGAGGTTGTCGCCGCTAATATGCTTGGTAAAATAAAGACCTGGGCACAAATCGTCGCAATCTCGTCCTTATTGTTACATAATATTATTTTTGCTATGGTTTCATTCCGCTTTGATATTGTAGCATTGTGGGTGGCCATGATTTTTACCATTTGGTCGGGCTGGGATTATTTTGCAAAAAACAGCCATGTATTAAAGAACTCAAAATAG
- a CDS encoding competence/damage-inducible protein A gives MNAEIIAVGSELLLGQIVNTNARFISRQLAALGIDVYFHTVVGDNPDRLKSAIEAAEKRAAMIIFTGGLGPTKDDLTKETIARHIGKELVMDSAALESIELYFKRTNRVMTENNRKQALVLEGSYILPNDHGMAPGMVVETGSHTYMLLPGPPKEMEPMFLQYGCQALSSKNGSNDKIVSRVLRFFGIGEAALETEIIDLIDAQTNPTIAPLAGDGEVTLRLTAKHVDETTAESMLDELESVIRQRVGQFLYGYDNTSLLHELMEALHNKKLTITAAESLTGGLFQQALTSAAGASSVFKGGVVCYSNEVKQQVLGVKPDTLEIYGAVSEECAKELAENAARLVNSDIGISFTGVAGPDELEGKPVGTVYIGIALKGRPTVVEKLLLGGTREANRNRAVKYGCYFILRNLEESQNAK, from the coding sequence ATGAATGCTGAGATTATTGCGGTTGGTTCAGAATTATTACTTGGGCAAATTGTTAATACGAATGCTCGTTTTATATCCCGGCAATTAGCTGCTCTGGGGATCGATGTATATTTTCATACAGTTGTTGGTGATAACCCTGACCGATTAAAATCAGCGATTGAAGCGGCGGAAAAACGTGCGGCCATGATTATCTTTACGGGCGGACTTGGGCCCACAAAGGATGATTTGACGAAGGAAACCATTGCTCGCCATATTGGAAAAGAACTTGTGATGGATTCGGCCGCATTAGAATCCATAGAGCTTTATTTCAAGCGGACAAACCGTGTGATGACAGAAAATAACCGTAAGCAGGCACTTGTATTAGAAGGGTCTTATATTCTCCCGAATGATCACGGAATGGCTCCGGGAATGGTCGTGGAAACCGGCAGTCATACCTATATGCTTTTACCGGGGCCGCCTAAGGAAATGGAGCCGATGTTTCTCCAATATGGGTGTCAGGCACTTTCTTCAAAAAATGGGTCGAACGATAAAATTGTTTCGAGGGTATTACGATTTTTTGGAATTGGCGAAGCCGCTTTGGAAACGGAGATTATTGATTTAATTGATGCGCAGACCAATCCCACCATTGCTCCACTGGCAGGTGACGGTGAGGTTACACTAAGGCTGACAGCGAAGCATGTGGATGAAACAACTGCTGAGTCCATGCTTGATGAACTGGAAAGTGTGATTCGGCAGCGTGTGGGTCAATTTTTATATGGGTATGACAATACCTCCTTATTGCATGAGCTGATGGAAGCATTACATAATAAGAAACTAACGATTACGGCTGCTGAGAGTTTAACAGGCGGGTTGTTCCAACAGGCGTTAACATCAGCTGCCGGAGCGAGTTCTGTGTTTAAGGGCGGAGTGGTTTGCTACTCTAATGAAGTAAAACAACAAGTATTAGGGGTAAAACCAGATACGCTTGAAATATACGGCGCCGTTAGTGAAGAGTGTGCGAAAGAGCTCGCCGAAAATGCCGCAAGGCTGGTCAACAGTGATATTGGAATCAGCTTCACAGGTGTGGCCGGCCCAGATGAGCTGGAAGGCAAGCCTGTCGGTACGGTTTATATCGGAATCGCGCTGAAGGGAAGGCCGACAGTGGTTGAGAAGCTTCTCCTTGGTGGTACAAGAGAAGCAAATCGCAACCGGGCGGTCAAATACGGCTGTTATTTTATATTGCGGAATTTAGAAGAATCACAGAATGCTAAATAG
- the recA gene encoding recombinase RecA, whose protein sequence is MSDRKAALEMALKQIEKQFGKGSIMKMGEQTETRISTVPSGSLALDAALGVGGYPRGRIIEIYGPESSGKTTVALHAIAEVQAKGGQAAFIDAEHALDPTYAQKLGVNIDELLLSQPDTGEQALEIAEALVRSGAVDILVIDSVAALVPKAEIEGEMGDAHVGLQARLMSQALRKLSGAINKSKTIAVFINQIREKVGIMFGNPETTPGGRALKFYSTIRLEVRRAEALKQGTDIVGNKTKIKVVKNKVAPPFRTAEVDIMYGEGISKEGEIIDIGSELDIVQKSGSWYSYNDERVGQGRENAKLFLKENPELRQEIQQKIREHYGLDGDKVVTEAEEDDEQFKLLD, encoded by the coding sequence GTGAGTGATCGTAAAGCGGCATTAGAAATGGCGTTAAAGCAAATAGAAAAACAATTTGGTAAAGGCTCCATCATGAAAATGGGTGAACAAACGGAGACTAGAATTTCTACCGTTCCGAGTGGATCTCTTGCGCTTGATGCAGCACTTGGAGTAGGCGGATATCCTAGAGGCCGTATTATCGAGATTTATGGCCCAGAAAGTTCAGGTAAAACAACTGTAGCACTTCACGCAATTGCCGAAGTGCAAGCAAAAGGGGGACAAGCAGCGTTTATTGATGCTGAACATGCCCTGGACCCGACATATGCACAAAAATTAGGTGTTAACATCGATGAGTTATTGTTATCACAGCCTGACACAGGTGAACAAGCACTTGAAATCGCTGAAGCATTAGTGCGAAGCGGTGCCGTTGATATTCTTGTTATTGACTCAGTTGCTGCATTAGTTCCAAAAGCAGAAATTGAAGGCGAAATGGGTGACGCTCACGTAGGTCTTCAAGCGCGGTTGATGTCCCAAGCACTGCGTAAACTATCAGGCGCCATCAACAAGTCGAAGACAATTGCTGTCTTCATTAACCAAATTCGTGAAAAAGTTGGAATCATGTTTGGAAACCCCGAAACAACCCCTGGGGGCCGTGCGCTGAAGTTCTATTCGACAATCCGTCTAGAAGTACGCCGTGCTGAAGCGTTAAAACAAGGAACTGACATAGTCGGAAATAAAACGAAAATTAAAGTAGTAAAGAACAAAGTTGCACCACCATTCCGTACCGCTGAAGTAGATATTATGTACGGTGAAGGTATTTCCAAAGAGGGTGAAATCATCGATATAGGTTCAGAATTAGATATCGTTCAAAAGAGCGGTTCATGGTATTCCTATAACGATGAAAGAGTAGGTCAGGGCCGCGAAAATGCGAAGCTATTCTTAAAGGAAAACCCTGAGCTCCGCCAGGAAATTCAACAAAAAATCCGTGAACACTATGGTTTAGACGGTGATAAAGTAGTAACAGAAGCAGAAGAAGATGATGAGCAGTTTAAATTGCTAGATTAA
- the rny gene encoding ribonuclease Y, protein MDPITIISILLGLIVGAVVGYFVHKSIAEAKVAGAKNAADQILEDAKRDADSLKKEALLEAKDEIHKLRTEAEREVRERRNEMQKQENRLLQREENLDRKEETLNKRENLLEKKDDSLTQRQQHIEEMESKVDELVRKQQTELERISSLTREEAKAIIIDRMEQELTHDTAIMIKESENRAKEESDKKAKEILSLAIQRCAADHVAETTVSVVNLPNDEMKGRIIGREGRNIRTLETLTGIDLIIDDTPEAVILSGFDPIRRETARLALEKLVQDGRIHPARIEEMVEKSRREVDEYIREVGEQTTFEVGVHGLHPDLIKILGRLKFRTSYGQNVLKHSMEVAQLSGLLAAELGQDETLARRAGLLHDIGKAIDHEVEGSHVEIGVELATKYKEHPVVINSIASHHGDTEPTSIIAVLVAAADALSAARPGARSETLENYIRRLEKLEEISESYEGVEKSFAIQAGREVRIIVRPDAVDDLAAHRLARDIRKRIEEELDYPGHIKVTVIRETRAVEYAK, encoded by the coding sequence ATGGACCCTATTACAATCATCTCCATTTTGCTTGGCCTTATCGTCGGTGCCGTTGTTGGCTATTTTGTTCATAAATCCATTGCTGAAGCAAAAGTAGCAGGCGCAAAGAATGCTGCTGATCAGATTCTTGAAGATGCGAAACGTGATGCTGATTCATTGAAAAAGGAAGCTTTGCTTGAAGCAAAGGATGAAATTCACAAGCTTCGAACAGAAGCAGAACGTGAGGTTCGTGAACGAAGAAATGAAATGCAAAAACAAGAAAACCGTTTACTGCAAAGAGAAGAGAATTTAGATCGAAAAGAGGAAACGTTAAACAAGCGTGAAAATCTTTTAGAAAAGAAGGATGATTCTCTAACCCAAAGACAACAGCATATTGAAGAGATGGAAAGCAAAGTGGACGAGTTGGTAAGAAAACAACAGACTGAACTCGAACGAATTTCAAGCTTAACCCGTGAGGAAGCGAAAGCCATCATTATTGACAGAATGGAGCAGGAATTGACCCATGATACTGCGATAATGATTAAGGAAAGCGAGAATCGTGCAAAAGAGGAATCCGACAAGAAAGCGAAGGAAATCCTTTCGCTCGCAATCCAGCGTTGCGCTGCTGACCATGTTGCGGAAACGACTGTCTCTGTCGTCAACCTGCCAAATGACGAAATGAAGGGCCGGATTATTGGCCGTGAAGGACGAAATATCCGTACATTAGAAACGTTAACGGGCATTGATTTGATTATTGATGATACTCCTGAAGCTGTTATTCTATCGGGATTTGATCCGATTCGTCGGGAAACAGCCCGCTTAGCGCTTGAGAAGTTAGTCCAAGACGGAAGAATTCATCCAGCACGTATTGAGGAAATGGTTGAAAAGTCTCGACGTGAAGTAGATGAATATATCCGTGAGGTCGGCGAGCAAACCACTTTTGAAGTGGGCGTTCATGGATTACATCCAGATCTTATCAAAATTCTTGGCCGATTAAAGTTCCGTACAAGTTACGGGCAAAATGTCTTAAAGCATTCAATGGAAGTGGCACAGCTTTCAGGGCTGCTTGCAGCTGAACTTGGTCAAGATGAAACGTTGGCACGTCGTGCAGGGTTGCTCCATGATATTGGGAAAGCAATTGACCATGAAGTGGAAGGAAGCCATGTCGAAATCGGGGTAGAACTTGCGACCAAATACAAGGAACACCCGGTAGTAATCAACAGTATTGCCTCACACCATGGGGATACAGAGCCAACGTCTATTATTGCTGTCCTTGTTGCTGCTGCTGACGCCTTATCAGCTGCCAGACCAGGTGCACGTAGTGAAACACTTGAAAACTACATCCGCCGTCTTGAAAAGCTAGAGGAGATTTCTGAGTCCTATGAAGGTGTTGAGAAATCCTTTGCGATTCAAGCAGGTCGTGAAGTGAGGATTATTGTAAGACCTGATGCCGTTGATGATCTTGCTGCACATCGATTAGCGCGCGATATTCGCAAACGGATCGAAGAAGAGCTAGATTATCCTGGACACATTAAAGTGACAGTTATCCGTGAAACACGGGCTGTTGAATATGCAAAATAA
- a CDS encoding TIGR00282 family metallophosphoesterase: MNLLFIGDVVGSPGRDMVKEYLPKLKEKYRPHFTIINGENAAGGRGITEKIYREFLNYGAQAITLGNHAWDNREIFEFIDSAKNMVRPANFPEGTPGKGLAFFKVNELEVAVINLQGRTFMAPLDCPFKKAEELVEIARERTPFIFVDFHAEVTSEKQAMGWFLDGKVSAVVGTHTHVQTADSRVLPAGTGYLTDVGMTGPYDGILGMEREAVLKKFLTSLPVRFEVPKSGRNQLSAVYIELDRKSGLCKNMDRIIINDDHPFYS, encoded by the coding sequence ATGAATCTACTTTTTATCGGCGATGTCGTAGGATCACCTGGCAGAGACATGGTAAAGGAATACCTGCCAAAATTAAAAGAAAAATATCGTCCCCACTTCACAATCATTAATGGTGAAAATGCAGCCGGGGGCAGGGGGATAACAGAAAAAATCTACCGAGAATTTTTAAATTATGGTGCACAGGCTATTACCCTTGGAAATCATGCGTGGGATAATCGTGAGATATTTGAGTTTATCGATTCGGCAAAAAATATGGTAAGGCCGGCGAATTTTCCAGAGGGAACACCCGGAAAAGGACTAGCGTTCTTTAAAGTGAATGAATTAGAGGTAGCTGTAATCAATCTCCAAGGACGCACATTTATGGCCCCATTAGATTGTCCTTTCAAAAAAGCTGAGGAATTAGTTGAAATTGCACGGGAAAGAACACCATTTATTTTTGTTGATTTTCATGCGGAGGTAACCAGTGAAAAACAGGCTATGGGCTGGTTCCTGGATGGCAAAGTATCAGCGGTCGTTGGCACCCATACACATGTGCAAACAGCAGACAGCCGTGTACTGCCTGCCGGAACAGGTTATTTAACCGATGTAGGGATGACAGGGCCATATGATGGGATTTTAGGAATGGAACGAGAGGCTGTACTTAAGAAATTCCTGACCAGTCTGCCTGTACGATTTGAAGTTCCCAAATCTGGCCGCAATCAGCTGAGTGCAGTTTATATCGAGTTGGATAGAAAAAGCGGGCTGTGCAAAAATATGGACCGAATAATAATCAATGACGACCATCCTTTTTATAGTTAA
- the spoVS gene encoding stage V sporulation protein SpoVS: MEILKVSAKSNPNSVAGALAGVLRERGAAEIQAIGAGALNQAVKAVAIARGFVAPSGVDLICIPAFTDILIDGEERTAIKLIVEPR; the protein is encoded by the coding sequence ATGGAAATATTAAAAGTTTCAGCAAAATCTAATCCTAATTCTGTAGCTGGTGCACTCGCCGGAGTTCTGCGTGAAAGAGGTGCAGCGGAAATACAGGCTATTGGTGCGGGTGCATTGAATCAAGCCGTTAAGGCAGTAGCGATTGCAAGAGGATTTGTAGCACCTAGCGGAGTTGATTTGATCTGTATCCCAGCGTTTACCGATATTTTAATTGACGGAGAAGAACGCACAGCTATTAAGCTAATTGTAGAACCGCGTTGA
- a CDS encoding 2-oxoacid:acceptor oxidoreductase subunit alpha, whose amino-acid sequence MINQLSWKVGGQQGEGIESTGEIFAIALNRLGYYLYGYRHFSSRIKGGHTNNKIRVSTTEVRSISDDLDILVAFDQETIDVNYKELHSKGVILADAKFTPKKPEDTEAAMYAVPFTEIATELGTSLMKNMVAIGATSAVLDLDIQVFEEVVREIFGKKGDKVVAKNMDAIKAGFDYMKEKMDATVPTMVLEKADGKHRMYMIGNDAIALGALAAGCRFMAAYPITPASDIMEYLIKKLPAVGGTVIQTEDEIAACTMTIGASYGGVRAITASSGPGLSLKMEAIGLAGITETPLVIVDTQRGGPSTGLPTKQEQSDLMAMIYGTHGEIPKIVMAPSTVQEAFYDTAEAFNLAEEYQCPVIVLSDLQLSLGKQTVEPLDVSKVEIRRGKLVTEELPEIENKGYFKRYEVTEDGISPRTIPGMKNGIHHVTGVEHAETGKPSESAANRIAQMDKRFRKVENIRFDTPVYKNAPHEEADLLIVGFNSTRGAIEEAMARLEKDGLKVNHAQIRLIHPFPSDEVLPLVRSAKKVIVVENNATGQLANIMKMNIGHAEKITKFVKYDGNPFLPHEVHSKCKELF is encoded by the coding sequence ATGATCAATCAACTTTCGTGGAAAGTTGGCGGACAACAAGGGGAAGGTATTGAAAGTACTGGGGAAATCTTTGCTATCGCACTGAATCGCCTGGGATATTACTTGTATGGTTATCGTCACTTTTCATCTCGAATTAAAGGCGGGCATACCAATAATAAAATCAGAGTAAGTACAACTGAAGTTCGTTCTATTTCTGATGACCTTGATATCCTTGTCGCATTTGACCAAGAAACAATCGATGTGAACTACAAAGAGCTTCATAGTAAAGGGGTAATTCTTGCGGATGCAAAGTTCACTCCAAAGAAACCGGAAGATACTGAAGCAGCAATGTATGCGGTTCCTTTTACAGAAATCGCCACTGAATTAGGGACGTCCTTAATGAAAAACATGGTGGCAATCGGTGCGACCTCAGCTGTCTTAGATTTGGATATTCAAGTTTTTGAAGAAGTAGTCCGTGAGATTTTCGGTAAAAAAGGCGACAAGGTTGTTGCTAAAAATATGGATGCAATCAAAGCTGGCTTTGATTACATGAAAGAAAAAATGGATGCTACTGTTCCGACGATGGTGCTTGAAAAAGCAGATGGCAAACACCGGATGTATATGATTGGAAATGATGCGATTGCACTAGGTGCCCTTGCAGCAGGATGCCGGTTTATGGCTGCCTATCCAATCACACCAGCTTCGGATATCATGGAGTATTTAATTAAGAAACTGCCTGCCGTTGGTGGTACAGTAATTCAAACTGAGGATGAAATCGCTGCTTGTACAATGACAATTGGAGCAAGCTATGGCGGTGTTCGTGCAATCACTGCTTCTTCAGGTCCTGGATTATCATTAAAAATGGAAGCAATTGGACTAGCCGGTATTACTGAAACTCCGCTTGTTATTGTAGATACTCAACGTGGAGGCCCGTCAACAGGACTTCCAACCAAACAAGAGCAATCAGACTTGATGGCGATGATTTACGGTACACATGGTGAAATTCCAAAAATCGTCATGGCACCAAGTACTGTACAAGAGGCTTTCTATGATACAGCTGAAGCGTTTAACCTTGCTGAAGAGTATCAATGCCCAGTAATCGTTTTATCTGACCTTCAATTATCTTTAGGAAAACAAACAGTTGAACCGCTTGATGTTTCTAAAGTTGAAATTAGACGTGGTAAGCTTGTTACGGAAGAACTTCCTGAGATTGAAAATAAGGGTTATTTCAAGCGTTATGAAGTGACTGAAGACGGCATTTCACCTCGTACAATTCCGGGGATGAAAAATGGTATTCACCATGTTACCGGTGTTGAGCACGCCGAAACTGGTAAACCATCAGAATCAGCAGCAAATCGGATTGCCCAAATGGATAAGCGTTTCCGCAAGGTTGAAAATATTCGATTTGATACACCTGTTTATAAAAATGCACCACATGAAGAAGCAGATTTGCTAATTGTTGGTTTTAACTCAACTCGTGGCGCTATTGAAGAGGCAATGGCTCGTTTGGAAAAAGACGGATTAAAAGTAAATCATGCACAAATTCGCTTGATCCATCCATTCCCATCAGACGAGGTTCTTCCACTTGTTCGTTCTGCTAAGAAAGTAATTGTTGTGGAAAACAATGCGACTGGTCAATTGGCAAATATCATGAAAATGAATATTGGGCATGCTGAAAAAATTACAAAGTTTGTTAAATATGATGGGAATCCATTCCTGCCACACGAAGTACATTCAAAATGTAAGGAGTTGTTCTAA
- a CDS encoding 2-oxoacid:ferredoxin oxidoreductase subunit beta, with translation MATFKDFRNDVKPNWCPGCGDFSVQAAMQRAAANVGLVPENLAVISGIGCSGRISGYINSYGFHGIHGRSLPIAQGVKMANRDLTVIASGGDGDGYAIGMGHTVHAIRRNLDITYIVMDNQIYGLTKGQTSPRSAVGFKTKSTPMGSIEQSISPMELALTVGATFVAQSFSTDLKDLTALIEAGIKHKGFSLINVFSPCVTYNKVNTYDWFKENLTKLHDVEGYDPSNRELAMQTLMKHNGLVTGLIYQNTERPSYQELLTGYSEEPLVDADLNLDQAHFDKLVAEFM, from the coding sequence ATGGCCACTTTTAAAGACTTTCGAAATGATGTTAAACCGAACTGGTGCCCTGGCTGTGGTGACTTCTCTGTGCAAGCAGCAATGCAGCGTGCGGCAGCAAATGTAGGTTTAGTACCAGAAAATTTAGCAGTTATTTCAGGGATCGGCTGTTCAGGACGGATTTCCGGTTATATCAATTCTTACGGTTTCCATGGAATCCATGGCCGTTCACTTCCAATTGCACAAGGTGTCAAAATGGCAAATCGCGATTTAACGGTTATTGCTTCAGGCGGTGACGGTGACGGATATGCGATAGGAATGGGACATACTGTTCATGCCATCCGTCGTAATCTTGATATTACTTATATCGTTATGGATAACCAAATCTATGGTTTAACAAAAGGACAAACATCACCTCGTTCAGCAGTAGGTTTTAAAACAAAATCTACACCAATGGGGTCAATCGAACAATCCATTTCTCCAATGGAATTAGCGTTAACAGTTGGAGCAACATTCGTTGCGCAAAGCTTTTCAACAGATTTAAAAGACTTGACTGCATTAATTGAAGCGGGTATTAAACACAAAGGTTTCTCTTTAATCAATGTCTTCAGTCCATGTGTAACCTATAATAAAGTCAACACATACGATTGGTTTAAAGAAAATCTGACAAAGCTTCATGATGTGGAAGGGTATGATCCATCTAATCGTGAATTGGCTATGCAGACACTAATGAAGCATAATGGCTTAGTAACCGGCCTTATTTACCAAAACACAGAGCGTCCTTCCTACCAGGAATTATTGACTGGTTACTCTGAAGAACCGTTAGTAGATGCAGATTTAAACCTTGATCAAGCACACTTTGATAAATTAGTTGCAGAGTTTATGTAA